Below is a genomic region from Vibrio mimicus.
TCCACAGTCATTTCCTGAGTTTAAGGGGTAACCATGCAGCCGCTACTCAAAATTGAAAATCTGAAACAACACTTTGTTTCTGGCAAGAAGCTTTTTCGGCGCGGGTATGTTATCAAAGCGGTCGATGGTGTTTCATTTGCCCTCCAGCCGGGAGAAACACTCGGATTGGTCGGAGAATCTGGGTGTGGGAAAAGTACGTTAGGGCGCACCATACTCAAGCTGTTTGAACCAACAGAAGGACGAATTTTCTTTGAAGGGCAAGATATTACCCAATTCTCAGCGAAAGCTATGCGCTCGCTGCGTAAAGAAATGCAAATTGTTTTCCAAGATCCTCTAGAGTCGCTTAACCAACGGCATACCATAGGAATGATTTTGGAAGAGCCGTTTATTATCCACGGGGTCGGTAATGCTCAAGAGCGTAAAAAATGGGTTTTAGAACTGCTTGAAAAGGTAGGGTTGCCAGCCAATTCTATTGAGCGGTATCCCCATGAATTTTCTGGCGGCCAGCGTCAACGAATTGGAATTGCACGAGCGATTGCATTAAAACCCAAACTGTTGATTTGTGATGAATCGGTTTCTGCGCTTGATGTGTCTGTCCAAGCACAAATTATTAATTTGCTATTGACATTACAGCAGGAAATGAACTTGG
It encodes:
- a CDS encoding ABC transporter ATP-binding protein, translated to MQPLLKIENLKQHFVSGKKLFRRGYVIKAVDGVSFALQPGETLGLVGESGCGKSTLGRTILKLFEPTEGRIFFEGQDITQFSAKAMRSLRKEMQIVFQDPLESLNQRHTIGMILEEPFIIHGVGNAQERKKWVLELLEKVGLPANSIERYPHEFSGGQRQRIGIARAIALKPKLLICDESVSALDVSVQAQIINLLLTLQQEMNLAIIFISHDLSVVKQVSDNIAVMYFGEIVEYGNVLDVYNNPKHDYTKKLLSAIPITHPKYRIKEA